Below is a genomic region from Aricia agestis chromosome 16, ilAriAges1.1, whole genome shotgun sequence.
ATCCAGTTCTTTGTATCTGAGTTCAAAGTTGATATAAGTCTGCCATGCTTGTTCATCTGGCTGCCATTCCATCCATCtttcaaaaacctaaaatagaaaaaaaaaaacttaattaagcTTCCTAGGTTAATTAGCACTTACActggaaaattaattattactatttttagtagtttgtgaaaatatcatgATTTCCTTTTAACCCTTCCTTCAATATTGGGGTATTGTCATACCCACCTCATGGTGCTGgtgtaaacattttttatttcattcactCCGGGTTAATAAATATGAAGaacaattaaataacattttgtttcatttctTACAAATAAGTGACATAGATTTAATTTTGAATGTCTGATATTGTTTCATATTCCtctgttttaaattattactaccTGTCGGGCACCAGCAACATTTTCCAACATTTCCTCCATGTAAGTATACTTGTACCAGAACTGGGACACTCTTGGTAGTATAGTCACCGCTCTGTCCCAGAGGTTCCTAGCGTGATTCACTTGTCGGTTGCGCATTTCCATTTCTGTATATTTCAGCCTGAAAACAAGAAATACTAATAAGTCTCTTTCAAGTTTAAAAGCAATATTGCTGGATTTTTCTGGTAAATAACATGAGAGCATGTTCCAAGCATGAGACTTAGAcggctacataatattataaaaatactagttGACccagcaaatgttgttttgccatataaattatttttagtatcaatataaaaagtagatagaaacctattctcaggcctaacaatTAATGTACATAaagaatttcattaaaatcggttgagccattttggaggagtttgtgcacaaacactgtgacacaagaattttatatatattagaaGATATATCTTATctatattttgattaatattttttttagttttggagttagttttaagcaaaaaatataagttAATAAGGCATACCATAGGGTAACATTTCTGTGATCCACATCCAGGGCCCTTTCATATATGGAACGGGCTCTTTGCACCTGCTTTTGTGACTCTTCCCATTGAGCATATTTAAGCCAATTTCCTATTAcctggaaattaaaaaaaaaatatatataaatatacagtgtaaactctatataacgacaCTGAAGGGACCGTGCATTTTGTAACGTTATATAGAGTTGTCGTTAAATGGAGAGAagaaaaaatcaatactttttcgtcaatatacagtgattttcttttactaaccgTATTTACAGTTTGAAAGTTTATGTATAACTGAGAATATGATAACgaatagatattaataatccATGACTACTTATTATTAGTTATGGACTAGGGTCTAAAACAGCCTACACGTACAATCAtctcaatttgtaaacaaaagaaCTAATTTTTTAGAAAGTTCTGTATGCATGATACCGAAAGTCGAGTTTATTGCGGGCTAGGATAACAATGCGTCAAAAAAACGTACACAGCTGCGCAGTTTTTACtaaatttagtaatttaaaaggtactttttattgttcaattgttgtaatgctgacgttattgagagtgggtgtgatgctatgtagagtgtaccattgtatggtagacaagctaaaccaaccaaagtcaattgatttcgacgctttagagagtttgtcattaaatagagtgacgttacatggagtttacactgtatatatatataatatacaacttGAAATGTAAATTCAACACAGTTACAGCATGCTTTAAAATATACAGTTTCTATATGTATTTAGTATTTGCATAAACAAGCTTAATAGGCTCATAAcccattttaaaaaaatgaaataggaCACTACtactaagtaagtacttatagagaaattattggtatttttattaatgtttacTTACCAATCTATTTTTCCTTATATTGTCTTCAAATGCTTTTCTTTTGCGGTGCTGATAATCTCTAAGTTCTTCTGGATCAGAGATTTTCTGTTTTGGTGGTGGTGGCAATATTTCCAAATCTCGTTCTTTGGCTTCACGTAGAAGCTGTTCTGCAGTAATTTGTATTTCTGCTGGAGCTTTGTTTTTGACCTAaatgtacaaaattattaataaggTTATGAAAGGAgtgtaaatgtaatttttagtagctaaaatattaatatgcttTGTTTATACCTTAGCCACTTTGGGCATTTTCGCAGGTTTTCCCTCCATATTATAAACTTGTATTATGGTCGTCTGTTTCAGAAGGGTGTAAACTTgttataattattcaaaagGTTGAGgaagattttatattattacactattttgtaataaatttaaataaaatgcataGGCCCATGGCAGTACAAACGTCAAACTGTAAACCAAATTGACAACTGTCAACTTGCAACGAGTCGATTTGACAGTGACATTGACATATTACcacaaacttttttcttttcttaatatggcacttcggctataaaacTATGGCCattggccagtgtcgagtaaattaTGGGGGGAAGTTTCCCCGGGAAACAATGTTCTAGTAATACTACAATGTTCTACTAATACTATTTGAGacccatttttattatttcaattataaataaataaaaagtaaataattagtTTTACCTTTTTCATAATTACTCCATCAAAGGTCACTTagtgaataaaaaatatcaataaagaGAAATTGTTCTTTAATTTAATACGTTACTGGATTTATTCCTTTATTAACattcattataatttaatcaaaaaataCTTCATCCTCGGGCAATGTAGACGAGACAGGTACATTTTGATACCAGCCATGTAGTTCCATAGGAATGAGTCCATCTTTGCACAACTTTTCTagatctcttttttttttttttaacatatatAGGAAGCTGATGACCATAGGCCGGTTTGAGCTCGACATTTTGGTTTAGTCTGCGACTGCCACGAGGAGTTACgtcaatttttttgtatggagattTATGATCGTATCTATAGAGTATTGTATTAGGATGGGCTTTCTCATACCTTAAGCATTTTATTTTTAGCCACGATACTTTATCGCCGTCTTCATCCACTGTTCTATTCTTTATGTTTGCTGTAGAAAATGAATGCAAATCTCAAAAGTCTTTAAAAGTCAGCTCATTTACTATGTATGGCTCATTActtgatttttttctttttgatctAGCTTCCCTGAAAACATCAATCCAATCTCTGAGCATAAATATCTCCCGGTTTTTACTGGCGTATTCGATGGCAGCATGCATTGAATCATATTCCATATTGCTATGGCCAGAttctaaaaatttttgttcaataATCTGTAAGTGGGTGTTCTGTACAGCGTACAAGAGCCATTTGTTGATTACGGTTCTGCCCTCCGCACGTATCTGAGAACATAGACAACTCGGTCACAATTTCAGGAATTTCAGATTGAatgtactttaaaataatagtgCCAATTTCATTACTACCTCGTTTTCCGTTAGTTTCACTCCAAACATTGCAAAAGGCTTTGCCATTTGCATcataaattgttaaattataaatacagatcttacgtaagtaataaaaagttgaCACTGCAGAAAAGGGCACCTGCAACACACTCTGTAAATCAAAAGTGATTGATTTAAATGTTGGGTCAATTTCTTATCTATTTTTATCCAGCGTTTTTGCTTCATTACATTCTGTTTTACTTATAATATGCAGAAATAAGTCAGCTTCCATCTCTTTTTTTTCTCTGCATCTGCCATGTTATACTTACTACAAGTTGCACACTGGTCTTAACACTGGTGGTAATGCTAGTACTACGAGTAcgtactttttctcgacgtttcggccgtgttgcaacggccgtggtcacgaggggacaacagtagcgcgacgtcttcgtttgcaccgggcggtctgttctacgactaccctcgagttgtccaatatttgtgttccaatacactgaaagtcagtaggttcactgcgacacacaacacttactgtatccgggtttacacttatagacaCAGGTGGTacacgcggtttgcacttattAATCACTGGAGTCCAGGCGGGtgacaatttaaatccgtcctcacgattgaaatttttgtactttttaatttcaatggcttcacgtattactctcgtgtggtaatTACGACccgtagagaggattttagggtcgtgtagctccatccagtgattagtccccatatcaagcagatgttctgctaccgcggatttatttgtctggcgatttttcactgtggctatgtgctctttcacttcttgactgtattgacgaTTTAGTAAAACGATGatgaaaattgtaataatatataatattatcttcccGCTATAATAtacagtgcgtcaagaaagtgaagaaattaaaaagtggcaacatcgtagtgtcatcccttttttctataGATtggtttgaaagggatgacactacgatgttgccactttttaatttcttcactttcttgacgcactatattcgacactggccatggttatacagttcgacaaggctttatttgaacgtggcaagaaaaggaactaaacgcttctatcatagaaaaatttcatttttgatatgtgtttgacagttctcctttaccagcagcgcccccgtcaATGGCtatacagccttgtcgaactgtatagccaaagtgccataataagaaacaaAAACTGTCACTTGTCACTGCCAGTTGTCAGATGTCATTCAGATGTTAACTAGTGATCTGTGGATGTTGTGCGATTGTttgccataaataaaagaagaagaagaagagtttttgggagaatgtgaaagagtgatgttgtgtttttatattattttcctaaaattgtgttatctgggtttttaatgtgtaatattggtaggatattaaccattaaatattcgttatcgtgcacaagtgtgggagagtgatgtagtaaccagaaacgtgctcttgtgTGTGTTCCCTctaaaactccatcaaaagtttcagtaaagcgtcctaccactttactgaatcgaccgacttgacttcttgactgtattgactttatacgtagactttggacctgactgacctgacgataatataatatataaatatataaaaaattgtattaaagaatattgttgtcccgccataatattatactcgacactggccatggttatagccgaagtgccattatatgaaaaaaaaaaaaaaaaaaagaagaagaagaagatctgtggatgttaaaaatataacctTAAAATTTGTCTGgtccatgtaaaaaaatgatttttgttaTTAAAGTGTGAATTAATGAACCATAATTAGAAAtgagtttaatatttattcaatgaaataatattgaaattcgTAATGAATTATGTGCCaagaattgttttatttagtcGTAGGACGTACAGAAAAACTTCCTGTAGGTTTTCCGATAATAATTTTGGTTTAAAGtgcttaaaatatgtatattttactaacataataaaaaaaatattacctacACTTTTTATTTCTATAAACTTTTCatagttaagaaaaaaaatgtcttaCTACTTACTTCTTACTGCTTGTAGGTTTATGGTACGGTACACAATTTGTTCAAAAAGAAAACTCAATTGAACAGGTAGAGTACATCAAGTCAATTACTGAAAACAATACCTTTGATTGGgatgaaataaaaaagaatGTTACAAGTATTCCTGGAAagtttaaccaaaaaaatatagACGCAGTTATCCTGAAGATTGCTGTGAATACTAAAAAGTTTGCAGCTGCCCAATCATTTGTTGATCACATAACAAAAAATGAGAGTGATTTGTCTTTGGGtgtaataaatgggctattgcATTATTATGCTGAATATTCAAATGTCAATGCATTGTCTAAGGAAGAACAGAAGTTTATATTAAAGTTATACCACCAACTGTATCATAAGTATAAGTTTTTAGACTATACAACTTGTGAAAATCTCATCCAAGCCCTATGTTCAATAAATGAATGGCAGAAGAGTATAAAAGTTTTGGATGACATATTTTTGTCGAGTACACCCAGCCACAATGCATTTAGTATGATTGTGGGAACTCTttttagaaataataaaaaagttgaaGCTATGAAATTGATAGACAGAAGTTTGAGTAATCGTAGACCACTCCTAACTTCTGCCTATGAGGAATGGATCAATTATATTATGAGAAAGTACAaagataaaaaaacaaaattaaagcacttaaatgaaatttgttCTCATCTTATTAACAATTCCTTAGTGTTGCCTGAAGAGGCAGcaggaatattaaaaaatacattcatTTCTTTAGATTGGATGGCAGATTATTCTTCAGTTCATATTAGAAGGTATTGGTATATTCTACATTTTCCATGTAATATGTCACATCTATTGCTGttcttaaaatacattttacaaccgtgagagaaaaaaaaattgagagccaatttgttgataaaatatgccatacattatgacattaaaggatcggacaccggtgttgggacacattgtatacaaatatgactagctgacccggcaaacattgtttttccttataaattttttctagtatcaatattaaaagtagataagaacctattctcaggcccaacaaatgtacatacaaacattaaaatcggttgagccgtttttgaGGACAAACagtgtgacacgagaatttaatatattattagatatcCATTTGTAATATTGTATTTGCTTGTTATTTATTGAATCAATCTTCAccgatttatatttttattaatataattagattagaaacaataatttaaatactttatcaTTTCAGTGGTGAATGTTCGGCCtgcaaaaaaacattaaatttattaaaattatctgATATAGAGTTTGAAGAGTTACAAAAGAATATTAAGGACAAGTTGATAGTTGGCAAAGATTTGTTTTTGAAGACATCACCGGAAGAATTGAAGAGGTTTTTGGATTTTATCAACAAAACTGCACCTTATGATATTGTTTTGGACGCTCTGAATATATCCTATTCAAGAGGAGTAGTTAGTGTGAATGAGAGACTACATGCAGTTAATTCTGTAACCGATTATTttgtaagaaaaaataaaaaagtgctATTGCTAGGAAGAAAACATATGCTAAAATGGAGGTCCAATATTGCACAAACTTTATCAAAGAAGGCACTGACTTTCTTTACTGAGGATATGtaagtataagtatattaaataagtataagtTGTTTCCTATTTAAGTTTTTGTTGCAAAATcgtcaaatataataattatatttttaattggtaTTTGGACTGCGAAATTtctataagtatataagtattaaTTCTCATTTGCTCTAGTAAAGTcccattgaggaaattgattcctcggcagttgacagaccaacccaacgtcatttggttggatcatgtcaattcaatgttaattgtgatctgtcggctgggtttgacgtaacgcgaccaaactacgtaggtagCAAAAAATTtgattacttataattattatttatcttacaTCCTTTTCTTCTTGTTTCCAGATCACAAGATGATCCCTACTTCATCACAGCGGCAGTTTTAAGTGGGCCTAACACAGATATACTGTCAAAAGACTTGCTTCGTAATCATCAGTTCATATTACGAGATGATACTTTGAGGAGGCTGTTCCAAAGGTGGCAGTGGCAGCATCAGTGGATGATGTTCATGCCGAAGAGAACTCCAATCATTCAGGTGTGGGTCTTGTTAATATTAATTCAAATGCTGTTAGGATACCATACAATCCTTTTGGAATGAGGATTACTGATATATCATTTGCAACCAGAGGTATGGTTTCTAGTCAAGTGAtgtgtcagacagacatatgACATCTATATCATATCGGACATGTGGAAACTATTTCGTGACATATGGCAGCTGTTTCACACGACAATTGACAGGATagaccctacggctacatagcaccataatataatattatatccctcATTGCGTTAAAGGTACAGATCCGTGTATCGCGACAGTCACCTGCAGTCCGGGCCTACGACTATCGGCCGCTCGCGACAATAGTCAgagtatgaaaatgtatggcaccgCTTCCGAGGCCCGCCACAGACGTCGGCCGCGCGCGGCCGCAAtcgatcgcgatgcacggaattgtaccaaGCCGCTATATGTCTGACGTACTGCCGTCATCTGAAGCCTTCTGTACCGTGAAGAGAGGGCATCAACAGATGCGATTACCGACATGTAAACGCGGCGTTACGCGGCTTGCTATTAGCATTTTACACCTTTAGATATTGACTGCTATTAGCAGTCTGCTGATGCAGAATTGTACctaatattatgctgtaaaaCATAATCCTATCCTATTaggtatttaataaatttaataaaactaaGCCGCCAATGCGACGCCACACGTTTATATTATTCgcctgaaatattattttagattttttttaagtgtgTATGTCTTTCAGGAACACGCTTAAACTGCTTAACCGATTTATATACAAttagatatacttacttacggccgttcccaatatttgatctatctctggttttgccctactagagataggaatagctcacaattgacataaaatatatgtctctaatgtctaatgtgagctattcctatctctagtagggcaaaaccagagatagatcaaatattgggaacggccgttagagattgacccccttactaataaacgttgtataagctttgaatagttatacagtgttttgttcctgtcacacaagtgacatttttaattggattgaagaagacaaaacactatcccccttactaataaacgttgtttatgctttgaatagttatacagtgttttgttcctgtcacacaagtgacatttttaattggattgaagaagacaaaacactgtataactattcaaaacttatacagcgtttatattagtaagggggtgtataactattcaaagtttatacagcgtttattagtaagggggataatGTGCTGGGAGTGTTACGACGTAGGATCGTTTTTGGCGGCATAAGGGggatattacattatcatatatattggatccaagatcattgagtcaatgatattggataatataatatagacatatgattcatttcttccttgatcatagatttttgacatttgctgagagattggatccaatacggtcatagaaataggtgttgccagttatttaatataaaaaagagtttttaatttcttgttcgttaatatgtttcaaataatgtaatgtaattatttttctaattatatacttggataatcttgctgaaataataaaaaacaagccatattaaaaatgacgatgtcttttgacacatcgaattctctgagatctagtaaccctgacgtcaatacctgtcagcgttagcgctctccattggctattgaaaccacatatgacgtaaaataggatcaatgaaatatgataatgtaataagcagatatgatcaaatgatcatatatattggatcctatatatgatcatagaaatgatccaatataaatgataatgtaataccccccttataaacgttgtataagctttgaatagttatacagtgttttgttcctgtcatacaagtgacatttttaattggattgaagaagacaaaacactgtataactattcaaaacttatacagcgtttatattagtaagggggtgtataactattcaaagtttatacagcgtttattagtaagggggataatGTGCTGGGAGTGTTACGACGTAGGATCGTTTTTGGCGGCATAATATGCGATTGCCGATTTCCGTATAACTTACAAAGTTGTATGCAAAGTTGTGGGCAATGTCCATTACTATGATAATATTTGGATGTGTGTATCtatttaaaatgtgttttttactTTTCAGCCGCCACTAAGCTTTACGCCATGCGCTCAGAAGAGTTCTAAAGGTTGGCATTTACCGTACGAGAGGAAGAACGCTGATGTACAATTACGGCCTGTCACCGGGGTTTCTGATAACATGGGATGGCTGTGTTTGTTACCTAAGTCATGATTCgttcaaatatatttaaatatcttattacacattgttgtattattattgaaaaataaaagtgtgtcgcgaccataaagttaatatacctagcggaatagagcaacaatctcgatctgtcaaacgaaaccgaagttgatttcatctgtgtgtaaaaatatgtgtacgtacttatacacttacacaaacatgattaaacatgatttctatgagattaaattgtcaacgtgcggcacgtgccgactttacgtcaaaaaaagagtgctgctgtcatgtatcacccgtctctttttaccacgtagtgttactgatagtgacatctctcttgctctggcctttgtttctctattccgctaggtatattaacttaaaaaaaaaaaaaaaaaaaaaaaaaaaaaaaaaaaaaaaaaaaaaaaaaaaaaaggtatattaactttatggtcgcgaCACAACGAAGAACAGAGtttagtatgagactctcataCTAAACTGACAGCCGCACATAGGCGTGgatcttattttaataaatgtgaaagtatacCTGTTTGCTTCTTGCCTTTTCACGCTTAGACTGCAAATTTTATGGGTGTAAGACGTAcctaagtataatattgttacgtgttagggttcgaaggatttggagagaaagaccggCTGACCAACACAAAGCACTAGGaccaaacactaagcactcaCTATGTCCTAGGTcatagccaagtcgtaggtatCACTGGTATCACTCTTGAGTCTTGAACACTacttttcactccgaagtcgccttgaagatAGCTCAAACTGAACTGATTCACTGGCCCGTCTCCCTGTGGCTATTTATATGGACCGAGGCGAGTCCCAGACTGTTCAAGAGAGTTCGTTTCTAgaatagggttgctgaggattcctcttccgcttccttataatgaggaagttccgcaatttttgggttcctcaatcgttaccgcatcctcataaataaaaataaaaaaatcctcttccgctatcgcttcctcaaaatttaagaggaatttatgaggaattacactgcgcatgcgcgtggCGTATCCAATTacggcaacgcacacgccagagccagagaattgttGCAGTCtatcatcttttttttgtgtaatgtatgtacctagttatgtacaggcaggacaaagacttttgggttgggtccgctagtatttataatttcctatcatcctcttcctcatccgctttctcttccgcatcctctaaatttgcgtgtgacaattcctcttcctcctcctcttctccataatcacttcctcaacaaccctattcTAGAACGCACCTGACTCGTGTTGAACGTTTTCCATGAGCATGTAATCGtaacctaacgccatctagtatcgagtaggggatttatgttgtctgtgttcCACTAGtggacgctagatg
It encodes:
- the LOC121735098 gene encoding mitochondrial ribonuclease P catalytic subunit translates to MNYVPRIVLFSRRTYRKTSCLWYGTQFVQKENSIEQVEYIKSITENNTFDWDEIKKNVTSIPGKFNQKNIDAVILKIAVNTKKFAAAQSFVDHITKNESDLSLGVINGLLHYYAEYSNVNALSKEEQKFILKLYHQLYHKYKFLDYTTCENLIQALCSINEWQKSIKVLDDIFLSSTPSHNAFSMIVGTLFRNNKKVEAMKLIDRSLSNRRPLLTSAYEEWINYIMRKYKDKKTKLKHLNEICSHLINNSLVLPEEAAGILKNTFISLDWMADYSSVHIRSGECSACKKTLNLLKLSDIEFEELQKNIKDKLIVGKDLFLKTSPEELKRFLDFINKTAPYDIVLDALNISYSRGVVSVNERLHAVNSVTDYFVRKNKKVLLLGRKHMLKWRSNIAQTLSKKALTFFTEDISQDDPYFITAAVLSGPNTDILSKDLLRNHQFILRDDTLRRLFQRWQWQHQWMMFMPKRTPIIQPPLSFTPCAQKSSKGWHLPYERKNADVQLRPVTGVSDNMGWLCLLPKS